The DNA segment AGCCTCGCAACCGTCTCGCGCACATGGGGTTTGATGTCGACAAAGTTTTTTAAAATATCCAGTGTCTTTTGCTCCATGACTTTATAAATGGCTTTGACATCGTCGTCGTCACTTGCTCTGTGATAGACAGCTTCAAAACATTGTTGGATTCTGTCCATGCCAAGCATGGTTCTGATGTGGTCAATCTTGAGCAGTCCCATAGGTTGTCTCACTTCATCAAGAGTCGGCGTGATACCGTATTGTTCGAAGGCTTCAACAAATGCCTGCACCGGTGCAAAACAGCCGTAATCCACAGTGGTCCCCGCCCAGTCCAGAATGACCGCCTCAATGTGTCCCATAGTCGTCCTCCTTTGTCGCTAAAAATTCTTTGATGATTGCCGTCACGTTGAGGATGTCGTCCTTATAAATCTCTCCGATGTTGCCGATTCTGAACGTGTCCGCTTCCGTGACTTTGCCGGGATAGATGGCATAGCCTCGTGCTTTGATAAAGGTATACATCTCGTCAAATGAAAAGTTTGAACTGGCCGGATATAAAAAGGTGGTGATAATCGGCCCCTGATGGTCGGTGATGTAGGCCTCGATCCCCAGCGCTTTCATCCCCTCGATCAAAAGCTGATTGTTCTCTCGGTAGCGTATTTCCCTCTGTGCAATACCACCCTCCGCGTCCAATTCTTCCAAAGCTTTATAAAAGGCCAGCACGGTATGTGTCGGCGACGTAAAGCGCCACTTTCCGTCTTTATCCATGGTTTTGTACTGGTCGTAAAGGTCCAGGGACAGACTGCGGGCTTTGCCTTGACTCTTTTCCAATGCGCCTTTGTTACAAATGATGAACGAAAACCCCGGCACCCCCTGTATGCACTTGTTGGCACTGCTGATTATAAAGTCAATGCCCATGGCTTCCACATCAATGTCGACGCCTCCGAAACTGGACATGGCGTCCACAATAAAAGTTCTGCCGAATTTTTTGACGACCTCACCCACCGCTTTGATGTCGTTGAGAATGCCCGTGGTGGTTTCGCTGTGCACCATGGCGACGTGGGTGATCGCCGTGTCATCACGAAGTATAGCTTCTATTTTTTCAGCTGAGGGAATACGGTGGTAGGCTTCTTTATAGATGGTGTAGGGAATGCTCCCGTGCTTAGCAATGTCCTCCATCCGTTCACCATAGGCGCCGTTGGCTACAATAAGCAGTTTATCTTCATCGCCTACGACACTGGACAGTACGGATTCCACACCGAAGGTGCCGCTGCCTTGCATGAGCACTACCGTATACGTTGCCGCATCGGCATGGGCGAGCTGTAGTAATTTTTTTCTTATGTCGAGCGTGATGCGTTTATAGTCGTCGTCCCAGGTACAGTGATCAAAGAGCATTTCCTGTTTAACCGTGTCCGTTGTGGTAAGAGGGCCGGGTGTCAAAAGTTTATAGGCATTCATGGGTTGTCTTGCCCTCCTTTATTTGCTCGCTTCAGAAATGGCCTGATGCTTTTTCAAAAGATCAACGGTCAACTTTTCTTTAAATGTTTTCGGATTGCCCGATTTGTTGATATCCTCAACGGTTTCGCCGTCATAGAGTGCAATCGGGTAGGTTTGAAGGAGTTCGGCTCTGGCGTTTTTAACGATACATTCGGCCATCTTTATCGCTTCCGGATTGGTCGCATCGCCTTTGTCAATGACGGCGACGGATTCTGTCAGTGTGAAGTTCCCTTCAGCAGGATCCACATAGTCGATGGGAAGTCCCTCGGCTTTGTCCGCAACAGCTTGATGGCGCAGACCGAATCCGATGGCCACTTCGCCGGCGCGAACTTTTTTAATCGGTCCCGAGCCTGAATCTTCAATATGTGCTCCGGCATTTTGATAGATGCCTTTTAAAATCTCTGCGGCGCCGTCCTCACCATATTCGCTGATTAAAGCTTGTATCAAAAGCCACGCCGTCGACGAGCTCTGTATGTCGGTCACCGAAATCATGTCTTTATAGACCGGATCGGCAAGGTCTTTAATCGAGGTCGGCACCGGCAGATTGTTCTCTTTGACCGCCTCGGTGTTGTATATAATCGCGCCTTCTTGTGCCGTGATCGGCGAATAGTACGCCGGATAGTCCGCCAGTGCACCGGTGTCAAAGGTGAGATCCTGAAACATCGGATGCTCCGCCTCGGCACTTTCCACATAGAATGAACTCATAGTGATAAGATCCGCTTCGGATTCAGCCCCCTCCGCAAGAAGCTTCCCTCCAAGTTCTGAAGTCCCGAAGACTTGAACGATATACTTATCTTTATAGCCGTTGGCGTCCAGGGCGTTTTCCATGGCCACGACGGCTTCGTCGTCGGCATTGGTATATAGAACCACCTGGTCATCTGCCGATGCGCTGTTATTGCCGCATCCTGTCAACAGACAACCTGTAAGCAACGTACTTGTCAAACCTAAAATCAACATACTTTTTTTCATAATTTTCTCCTTTCTTATGCGGCTTTTTGACCGCGTGTTGCAGTGGCTAAAAACTGACATAGCAGTTTTGCGATGAGATTGGTGACCAGAAGCAGGATCGACAGGACAAAGATGTCATTAAATTTTGCAAAGTGCTGCAGTTCTTTGATCTTGGTCGTAATGACCATGGTCCGTGCGCCGGCAAGAAAGATAACGGCACTCACCGTGACCAGGGCATTGACAAAATAGTATCCGAAAACTTCGATCAACGATGTGACGGCATTGGGTGTCACAATTCTTGCCACAGTCTTGATCCAGCTGTCGCCCATCAGTTTGGCGGTGCGCTCCCAGGATAAGTTCATTTTTGACAAGGTGTGTTTCATCATCATGTAAGGCGTTGCAAAGAGATGCACCAAGTTGCACAACACAATGATGGCAAAGGTATTTTGAAGCGGCGTGCCTGTAAAGGCGAGCATAAACGCAATCCCCAGTACCATGCCGGGTATGGTGTTGGTGACGGCAGCCACGCTCTCTATCACGTGTTTGGCACGTTCGGAAATGGTACTTCTCGATGTGACCAGGGACGCCCCGTAGGCCATCCCCGTCCCGAATATCGCCGTCAAGGTCGCCACAACAAGGGCATTACGGTATACTCGAGTGAGTGCCGCATCCTCAAAAACCTGTTGGACGTGTTCCCATGTGAAAGTCATGTCATAGGGCCACCCTTGCACCAATGGCACCACAAAGAGCACCGCAAAAATGGCCAGTATGACCATGATGATACCTAGACTGATCGTGCCGCAGACTACATCTCTTAGCGTGTTCTTTTTATTTTCGACGGGAGAAAGCTTGTTGTAGCGTATATTGTATCGCTCCAGATAGGCAATGACCGTGATACTGACTATCGACGGCAGCAGCATCATGATGGCGACGACGGCACCGTTGTTAAAATTCGGTACACTTCCAAGCATCTGGTTATAGAGGGCGGCGGCAATGACTTCCACCTCACCGCCCACAGACGCAGGGATCCCGAAATCCGTAAAATTCAAAAAGAAACACTGTATAAAAGATACGGCCAGTGTCCCGACAAGAGGGCGCAGCACGGTCTCAAGAAAAGTGGTCATGCCGGTATCGCCCATCATCCGTGAGACAATCGAAAATTTTCTGTCAATATAACCCATCGTGTTATGTATCAACATGAATGCTATGGGCAGTGTGTAGATGATGTAACCTATCAATAGGCCGTTGATGCCGTAGATATCAAACAATTGCTTGCCGAACAGCCGTGTGTAGAGTCCTTGCTTGCCGAAGGAATAGATAATGGCAAACCCGTAAGTAATGGTTGGCAACAACATCGGCAGCATCGCAAAGAGCTTTATAAATTTTTTCACGTTTCCGTTCACATTGGTGTAATTCAGCGTATACGCCATGATAAAAGCAAGCACCGTGGTGATGAGCGCACTTAGAGCGGATATGAAAAAGCTGTGCCAAAGTGCGTCGATAAAGCCTCTTTGTGTAAAAATTTCCCGGTAGTGGAGCAGGGTAAATTCATCGCCGCCAAAGGATTGGACTAAAATCAACATCAGCGGATAGCAGAGCGCCCCGACGAACAGTAGGACCAGAACTGTCCATATACACCAAGTCTCACCGTTTTGTCGCCGCGCCATTATCCCACCTGCAAGATAACATGGTTGTTCAGGTCATTTTGGAATAATCTGAAGATATTATGTTTTTTGATTTCCAGTTGTTTTAATATAAATTCTTCTACAAAGTTATTGGCCGGTGCGCTGATAATGTCCTGCGGTTTGCCATACTGGGAAATCGTGCCGTCATTGATAATCAATACTTTGTCCGACAACGTCAGCGCTTCTTCCGGATCGTGGGTCACGATGATGGTGGTCAGATGATAGTCTTTGGCGATGGTCTTGATTCGGTCTTTGATGGACTCTTTTATGACCCCGTCCAGCGCGCTTAACGGTTCGTCCAGCAACAGGATCTTCGGTTTCATCACCATGGTTCTTGCCAGTGCGACACGCTGCTTTTGTCCTCCGGAGAGTTGATCGATGCGTTTATTCAAATGGTCTTCGAGACCGAGCAGATGGATCAACTCCGCCACTTCCCCTTGGGTCGAAATGTCGGGTTTGTTTCTCAACCCATAAGTGATATTTTGGTAGGCCGTCAAGTGGGGAAACAATGCATAATCCTGAAACACGATGTTGAACCCCCGCGCTTCCATCGGTGTGTGCGCCATATCTTCACCGTCGTAAATAATTTCACCGCTGTCTGCCGTCACAAGACCTAAAATCAAATTTAACAGCGTGGTCTTGCCGCTCCCTGACGGTCCGAGAATCGAAACAATCTCGCCTTTTTCAATCTCCAAATTGATGTCGTTTAAAATGGTCACACCGTCATAAGCTTTACTGATATTTTTTAACTGTAGCATTCAAAACCTCTTCCTTCATACGTTGTATCGGTTCCTTCGGAATGATTACATAGTAGCGGTTATAACGGTAAAAAAAATAAAGTCCGCGTAAAAAGTATGTAAAAAAAGACAGGATTTCTCCTGTCTTCGTGTAGATTTTCTACTTTATCTCGTAGGTGGGATCACCTATGGTTTTACCGTTGAGGTCCAAATTGCCAGTATATCTGTCATAATCCGAAATCAATACACCCATATAGAGCATATCCACGATGGCCAGCTGTGTCGCGCGGGAAAAGATGGCGTCTCCGTATAAAAACTGTCCGCTGCCTGTACAAATTTGTACATCGGCGTATTGGGCAATGGCGGTATTCTCAAAATTGGTGATGACAATCGTGCTCGCACCGGATTCTTTCGCCCCTCGCAGCACGTCAACGGTATTTCTTGACGTCCCCGAAAACGAAATGCCGATGGCCACATCTTTAGGATTCAAGTTGACCGCACTGATATGCTGAAGATAGTAATCGTTGTAACTGTAACACTTGAGACCCAGGTATAAAAATTTCGTGACCAGATCACTCACCACGCAAAGCGAGTTTTCCACCCCATAGACCACAATGTTATCGGCGTTTTGTATCAGTGCAATCGCCTTGATATAGTCCTTTAACGACATACTCTTCAACATCTCACGCATCAGATGGATGGTCGTGGCTATAACTTTGGCCGGTACGTCGGTGGGTAAATCCTCTCGCCCCACGTGAAAGCCGTAGAGCGGACTGATATCTTCCCGTTGCATGCCCTTTCGTATTCTCTCTTTGACCATGGCCGCCTTTAATTCCTTAAACCCGCCATAGCCCATAGCTTTTGCAAAGCGCAGCACCGTTGGCTGACTGACATTCGCTTTTTTTGCCAGCTCAACTAATGTCATATCCTCCAGTTCCCCGTCGCAATAAAGCAGATAATCGGCAACCTTTTTCTCTGACGGCCTAAGTCCTCTATAATTTTTGGCAATGGCCCACTCTAATATTTTTTCCATACGTATCCCGCTGTAGAAATTCTACAGATTGGTCACCCTCTTTAAAACAATCTTGACGTTTGCGGATAAAAATCCCCGTTTCCCGCCGTCACATGCCTCGACATTGACACACATCGAGGCTGTGTCCCTATTTTATATCGCAGCTCGTGCTCACGTATCAAGTCCATGTAAATTGTACGTATAATTGTCGTAAATCTACAGCGGTTCAACAGCTGCTATGCCATTCTCATCTCACTCGATCCGCTTCGATTCTCCCGCCTTAGTCTTGATTAGAAAAGTGATAACACAGCGCACTGCAATACCGAGCTGACAACACAAACCTTGACTCAGCGTCAAAAGTGATTGATGTCTGCTTCATTTATCCCTTGTCATTAAAATAATACACATTGCCCTGACCGCCGACATCATTCAGCTCAGGATGATAGGTAAAGCCTAACGATACTGCCGTGGCACGGGAGGGAATGTTATCTTCGTGGGTGAGGACGACGACACGATAGGCATGATCCGTTGTATCCAAGACGACATCCATGATCTTTCGTGCAGCTTCTTTGACAAATCCCTGCCGGGTTTTTGACGGTGTGATACGATAATATAAATTTAAACAGGTCTCATCCTTCACTGTGGCAAATCTCAGCCCGCTCATGCCGAAAACTTGGCTGTCCTCTTTATCTTCCAACACATAATAGCCGAATCCGTACTGCTTATGGTGTGCCAGTACGGCATCAAAAAAAGCTTGAAAATCCTCTCTCGTGGTCCGGATCCAACCCGGATTATACCGATTGTTCCGCGGATCGGCATGAATGGCATAGAGCACCTCGAAATCCTCCTGCTCCGGCTTTCGTAGCCTCAGTCGTGCTGTGTCCATAGTTGTCATCACTATTCCCTCCTCGATACTATTTATCCCTGTATTCTATCATAGCTCCCGCCTTACCGGTTGCCTTGCTCTTTTTTCTATTCAATTTAAGTATCTCCATGCGCAGTCGCTTACGATACTATGGCTTGACAAATTTTGTAATCATCCGGCTTCCCATCTGAACAAGCGCAATAACTGTTATAAAATTATAGTACATAATAATAAAAACGTTTTGTACTGAATCGACCTGCTGGCGACTCGCAGTATCCTGCAACACATTTTGCGACTATCTTGCAGAATATTTTTTCAAGCTGTTGAGTTTGAGCCGAAAGAAGGTTGTAAACTCTACGTGTTAGATAGATTTTTTATATAATGTCAACATCTGTCGTTCTATTATAATTGAATAGTACATTATAGGCGATGAGAGGCTTCTCTTCGCCGT comes from the Peptoniphilus equinus genome and includes:
- the phnW gene encoding 2-aminoethylphosphonate--pyruvate transaminase, with translation MNAYKLLTPGPLTTTDTVKQEMLFDHCTWDDDYKRITLDIRKKLLQLAHADAATYTVVLMQGSGTFGVESVLSSVVGDEDKLLIVANGAYGERMEDIAKHGSIPYTIYKEAYHRIPSAEKIEAILRDDTAITHVAMVHSETTTGILNDIKAVGEVVKKFGRTFIVDAMSSFGGVDIDVEAMGIDFIISSANKCIQGVPGFSFIICNKGALEKSQGKARSLSLDLYDQYKTMDKDGKWRFTSPTHTVLAFYKALEELDAEGGIAQREIRYRENNQLLIEGMKALGIEAYITDHQGPIITTFLYPASSNFSFDEMYTFIKARGYAIYPGKVTEADTFRIGNIGEIYKDDILNVTAIIKEFLATKEDDYGTH
- a CDS encoding GNAT family N-acetyltransferase — encoded protein: MTTMDTARLRLRKPEQEDFEVLYAIHADPRNNRYNPGWIRTTREDFQAFFDAVLAHHKQYGFGYYVLEDKEDSQVFGMSGLRFATVKDETCLNLYYRITPSKTRQGFVKEAARKIMDVVLDTTDHAYRVVVLTHEDNIPSRATAVSLGFTYHPELNDVGGQGNVYYFNDKG
- a CDS encoding MurR/RpiR family transcriptional regulator, translating into MEKILEWAIAKNYRGLRPSEKKVADYLLYCDGELEDMTLVELAKKANVSQPTVLRFAKAMGYGGFKELKAAMVKERIRKGMQREDISPLYGFHVGREDLPTDVPAKVIATTIHLMREMLKSMSLKDYIKAIALIQNADNIVVYGVENSLCVVSDLVTKFLYLGLKCYSYNDYYLQHISAVNLNPKDVAIGISFSGTSRNTVDVLRGAKESGASTIVITNFENTAIAQYADVQICTGSGQFLYGDAIFSRATQLAIVDMLYMGVLISDYDRYTGNLDLNGKTIGDPTYEIK
- a CDS encoding extracellular solute-binding protein — its product is MKKSMLILGLTSTLLTGCLLTGCGNNSASADDQVVLYTNADDEAVVAMENALDANGYKDKYIVQVFGTSELGGKLLAEGAESEADLITMSSFYVESAEAEHPMFQDLTFDTGALADYPAYYSPITAQEGAIIYNTEAVKENNLPVPTSIKDLADPVYKDMISVTDIQSSSTAWLLIQALISEYGEDGAAEILKGIYQNAGAHIEDSGSGPIKKVRAGEVAIGFGLRHQAVADKAEGLPIDYVDPAEGNFTLTESVAVIDKGDATNPEAIKMAECIVKNARAELLQTYPIALYDGETVEDINKSGNPKTFKEKLTVDLLKKHQAISEASK
- a CDS encoding ABC transporter permease subunit translates to MARRQNGETWCIWTVLVLLFVGALCYPLMLILVQSFGGDEFTLLHYREIFTQRGFIDALWHSFFISALSALITTVLAFIMAYTLNYTNVNGNVKKFIKLFAMLPMLLPTITYGFAIIYSFGKQGLYTRLFGKQLFDIYGINGLLIGYIIYTLPIAFMLIHNTMGYIDRKFSIVSRMMGDTGMTTFLETVLRPLVGTLAVSFIQCFFLNFTDFGIPASVGGEVEVIAAALYNQMLGSVPNFNNGAVVAIMMLLPSIVSITVIAYLERYNIRYNKLSPVENKKNTLRDVVCGTISLGIIMVILAIFAVLFVVPLVQGWPYDMTFTWEHVQQVFEDAALTRVYRNALVVATLTAIFGTGMAYGASLVTSRSTISERAKHVIESVAAVTNTIPGMVLGIAFMLAFTGTPLQNTFAIIVLCNLVHLFATPYMMMKHTLSKMNLSWERTAKLMGDSWIKTVARIVTPNAVTSLIEVFGYYFVNALVTVSAVIFLAGARTMVITTKIKELQHFAKFNDIFVLSILLLVTNLIAKLLCQFLATATRGQKAA
- a CDS encoding ABC transporter ATP-binding protein, producing MLQLKNISKAYDGVTILNDINLEIEKGEIVSILGPSGSGKTTLLNLILGLVTADSGEIIYDGEDMAHTPMEARGFNIVFQDYALFPHLTAYQNITYGLRNKPDISTQGEVAELIHLLGLEDHLNKRIDQLSGGQKQRVALARTMVMKPKILLLDEPLSALDGVIKESIKDRIKTIAKDYHLTTIIVTHDPEEALTLSDKVLIINDGTISQYGKPQDIISAPANNFVEEFILKQLEIKKHNIFRLFQNDLNNHVILQVG